In Aureibacillus halotolerans, the genomic window CGTTACATCACTTGAAAAGCTGAATGAACGTGAGAAGCAAATTATGGAGCTACGCTTTGGTCTTGTCGGTGGCGAAGAAAAAACACAAAAGGATGTCGCTGACTTACTTGGCATCTCGCAATCATACATTTCAAGACTTGAGAAGCGAATTATTAAGCGATTAAAAAAAGAATTTAACAAAATGTTGTAATTTTGCAACGTTAGCCCTTCTGCATAAATTCCCTTCTGACGGAGATACTGATTCCTGACATCAGTAAGACTGTTAGGAGGGACACGATTGGCCCGGAACAAAGTGGAGATTTGTGGCGTTGACACATCAAAATTACCTGTACTTAAGAACGAAGAAATGCGCAAGCTTTTTCGAAGCATGCAGGCAGGAGATGACACAGCACGAGAAGAACTTGTCAACGGAAACCTTAGACTTGTTCTGAGCGTCATCCAGCGTTTTAACAACAGAGGGGAGTTTGTTGACGATCTTTTTCAAGTTGGATGCATCGGTCTCATGAAATCCATTGATAATTTTGATCTTGGACAAAATGTGCGTTTTTCAACGTATGCGGTGCCAATGATCATTGGTGAAATTCGTCGTTACCTTCGTGATAACAACCCGATACGTGTGTCACGGTCACTACGGGACATTGCGTATAAAGCGCTTCAGGTGAGAGAACGTCTGGTGGCAGCAACGTCAAAAGAGCCAACTCCCCAAGAAATTGCAAAAGAGTTGGATATCCCTCATGAAGACGTCGTATTTGCGCTCGATGCGATTCAGGACCCTGTGTCGCTGTTTGAACCGATATACAACGATGGCGGGGACCCAATCTTTGTGATGGATCAGATTAGCGATGACAAACAACAAGACCTTCATTGGGTGGAGGAGATTGCGCTTAAAGAGGGTATGAAGCGTCTAAATGATCGTGAGAAAATGATATTAACGAAGCGGTTTTTTCAAGGGAAGACGCAAATGGAAGTGGCCGATGAAATTGGCATCTCTCAAGCGCAGGTCTCTCGTCTAGAAAAGGCAGCGATTCAACAAATGAATAAGCATATTCAGCATTAGCAAAGACAACGACGGCGCATGATTTTCATGCGACCGTCGTTTTTGCGCGGATAAACAGCGATCAAAGCGCTTTTATTAGACATGAAACACATGCGTTCTTCGCTTCTAAAGGGTGATAGTAGCGCCATATACTGATAGAAGTAGAAGAAGGGAGGCGTAGAATTGAAAATCTCAGAGCTGCAGTCAAAGGATGTTGTGAACGTCGCAGATGGAAAACGGTTAGGCACGGTTGGGGATCTTGAAATTCATCCACGTACTGGAAAAATTGAAGCGCTCATTGTCCCTGGAGAGGGTAAAATTCTTGGCTTTAAACGAGAAGCTGAAACCATCATCCAGTGGGGGCAAATAGTCAAAATAGGTGCCGACGTCATTCTCGTGCGGAAACAAGAGCTTCTACAAGAGGAAGCGTAGTGTAAGTTTGCACATTTCAGCGATACCCACAACTCTTGAGATGTGCTAAACTAAAGGGGACGTTCGAAATGAAGGGGATTAAATGAACTCGGATAACATAACGCTACAAACAAAACATACGCTGCCCATTTTATACTGGGATCGCTTTTCAGATCGCTTATCCGCAGGTGTAACAACCCGACAAAAAGGAAGCAGTGCTCGTCCTTATGATTCGCTCAATTTAGGCACTCATGTAGGCGACGCTTCTACAGCCGTAACGAAGAATTATCAGATACTTGCAGAGGAGCTTCAGTGCAATGTCAACGACTTTGTGACGACAAAGCAAGTCCACGAAACAACCATTATGCAAGCAGATAAAATGATAAACGATGAAGAGGCGGATGGACTCTGGACGGACAAGCATGACAGCGTCATCGGTATGGTCTTTGCGGATTGCATTCCATTGGTGTTTTATGCACCAGAGGCACATCGTGCTGCCGTCCTTCACGCTGGTTGGCGAGGGACAGTGGCTGGCATTGGTTCTAAGCTGCTAGAACGATGGGCGCAGGATGATGTCTCGCAAACTGAGGTGTATGCGTTTATTGGGCCAGGGATTTGCCGAAGCTGTTATCAGGTGAACGAGGATGTCGTTGCGCAAGTGCCCAAAGCTTTGCGTCGACAAACAGTTACGTCACTAGAGAATGATCAATACTTACTAGACCTGCCTACGTTAAACAAAGAGTTGCTTGTTGAGGCAGGAATGCGGAAGGATCATATCGATACAACGACCTACTGCACGAAATGCGATTCAGAATTCTTTTTTTCGTACCGAGGGTCTCAAAGAACAGGAAGACATATGGCCTTTGCTAAACTGTGCACAAAAGGGGGCTAAAGCATGATCAATACGATCCAAGACAATGTGGCCTCTGTACAGACACGCATTCATCATGCAGCCGAGAGAGCAGGACGATCTATTGAGGACGTCACCCTCATTGCGGTAACAAAATACACGACGGTTGATGTCGCAAAAGCATTGCTGCAATCGGACCTAGCAGATCTTGGTGAAAATCGTTTGGAAGGGTTGCAAGAGAAAAGTGCAGTCATTGGCAATGGAGCGAAATGGCATTTTATCGGGAGCCTTCAGTCGCGAAAAGTTGCCTCGCTTGTTGGAATCATTGATATGCTCCATTCGCTTGACCGTGCTTCCCTCGCAAAGGAAATAAACAAGCGTTGGGAGTCACCACTGCCTTGTTTCGTCCAAGTGAATGTGTCAGGGGAACAAAGCAAGCAAGGCATTGATCCCGACAATGTCACTTCATTTATCCAAGAGCTGGCTGTTTATGAGAATATACAAATCGTCGGTCTAATGACTATGGCGCCTTTGACTAAAGATGAGAATCACCTTCGTCACTGTTTTCGCAGCCTACGTCAATTGAGAGATGAGGTTGCGAAAAAAGCCTGGTCTCATGCGCCTTGTTCGTATTTGTCCATGGGGATGTCCAATGATTTTGAGATTGCGATTGAAGAAGGAGCTACTCATGTCCGAATTGGCTCATTGCTCACAGAAGGTGTCTAGAACAATGATGGCCGATGAGACAATAACCCAACGCTTCGTTCTTGAAGGAGGTGTGTGAAGTGGGCTTTAAAGACAAATGGAAGCAGTTCATCGGGCTAGATGATGAAGAATATGAAGTGTATGAAAACGAAGGATACGCGCAAGAAGAAGAGCATACGGCAACAAAAGGCAAATCAAAACAAAATGTGGTCTCGTTGCAAAGTGTGCAGCAAAGCTCAAAAATGGTTCTCGTGGAGCCACGAATGTACGATGAGGCGCAGGACATTGCCGATCATCTGAAAAATCGACGTACGGTTGTTATCAACCTGCAACGTATTTCTTCAGACCAGGCAAAACGAATCGTAGACTTTCTGAGCGGGACAGTTTATGCCCTTGGCGGCGATATACAAAAGCTCGGTCCAAATACGTTTTTGTGCACACCAGATAATGTCGATGTGTCAGGGGCCATTACTGAAATGCTTCAAACGGATACAGATCGAAGAAATAACGGATGGTGACGAAAGATGATGACAAATATTGTTTTAGTAATATCTCAACTATTAGAAATCTATTCCTTAGTGGTCATTGTTTACGTGCTCATGTCCTGGTTCCCTAATGCACGGGAGTCATCTTTTGGCCGTATTATCGGGAGCATTGTCCGACCGTACCTTGAACCATTTCAAAAATTCATTCCTTCGCTAGGCATGATTGACATTTCGCCGATTGTTGCTCTTCTTGTACTGCGATTTGCATCGGAAGGCGCTTATAGACTTGCGTTTATGCTGTAACGATGACTGATATTTACCAGCACTACCGACCGGAAGAACGCGCGTTTGTTGACCAGGTGCACGATTGGGTTTCGCAGGTGGAGAGGCAATACGCGCCCAAACTGACGGACTTTCTTGATCCAAGACAACAAGCGATAGCGAAAGAACTCGTCGGGACAAATGGCGACGTAAAATGGCATCTTAGTGGAGGTACTGATGAAGCGGAGCGACAACGCCTTTTGCTCGCACCTGATTATTTGACGCCTTCTGAAGAGGACTATCAGCTTGTGCTGCTTGAGATTGTCTATCCAGAGAAGTTTGTGTCGCTCGAGCACTCACATGTCCTCGGGGCGTTAATGAACATCGGCCTTGAACGAGCAAAATTTGGTGATATTTTAATTCGTGATCGTGTGTTTCAACTCATTGTCTCAAAAGATGTGGCTTTGTATGTGCAGTCTGAGCTAACCTCGGTTGGACGAGCTACGGTCACTCTTGAGGAAAGACCGCTATCAAGTGCGCTTCAGATGGAGGATGACGCTGAACATCGACTACTGCTCGTCCCTTCCTTACGCCTTGATACGCTGTTGGCACAAAGCTTCAAGCTGCCAAGAACAAAGGCAACAGAGCTTATTAAAGCAAAAAAAGCTAAGGTCAATTTCCAGGTCATTGAGCAGGCGTCCTATCCCGTACGGCCAAGCGACGTTGTATCGTTAAGAGGCGCAGGGCGTATGAAGGTAGAGTCAATTGAAGGAACGACTAAAAAAGACAAGCTGCGGGTTAGCGTGAAAATAAAAAAAAGCTAGCCGCCTACAGCAGGAAAAAACGAGAACGCTGTCGAATAAATAGCTACTTCTGTTATTTGGTTCATGTAGTAGCAATACCTTTTATAAGCCCTTATTTTATGTATATAGTACTAGCGATCCTAAAAATACCGACAATTCGAAGGGAGTGTTTTTCTTGTCCTTAACCCCATTAGACATTCACAACAAAGTCTTCAGCCGACGCATGCGCGGTTTTCATGAGGATGAAGTCAATGAATACTTAGACCAAATCATTAAAGATTTTGAGCTTGTCATCCGAGAAAAGAAAACGCTAGAACAAAAGGTAGATGAGCTCACTGAACGCTTAAAGCACTTTTCCAACATTGAAGAGACGTTAAACAAATCAATTCTCATTGCCCAAGAAACGGCCGAAGAAGTGAAGCGCAATGCTGATAAAGAAAGCCGTCTGATCATTAAAGAGGCAGAAAAGAACGCAGATCGCATCATTAATGAAAGCCTTGCAAAGTCACGGAAGATCACAATTGACATTGAAGAGCTCAAAAAACAAGCAATGGTTTACCGCACCCGCTTCCGTATGCTGCTCGAGGCCCAAATGGATCTCATAAGCAATGAGGATTGGGATCGTCTTATGGAAACGACTGAGGAAGAGGAAGAATTGATTGCTCGTCGTTCCTAACGCCTTGCTTTTTCTCAAGGAATTACATATAATGACGACACAAGTTGATATATGAATCGTTGATAAGGACGCACTCCATTGGAAAAGTCGATTTACAGAGAGCTGGTCATTTCGCTGAGAGACTAGCATCGAATCGGATGGAGACATCACCTTTGAGGATTTTCTTTGATCATAGACACGACAGAGCCTATGCTAGAAGAAAACGTAGCGTCTGCGATAAGGGCATAGAGTGCTTTTGATGCGTTTGATCAAGGGTAACAGGGTGGTACCGCGGGAGTCTTCTCGTCCCTTTTAGGGATGAGGAGGCTTTTTTGTATGTCAAAGAAAACAGATCCAAACACCAGCAGATAAAACGAAAGGGCGCGATGGAATGAACTATAAAAAAACGTTATTGATGCCGAAAACCGATTTCGCGATGAAAGCCAATTTGCCAAATAAAGAACCAAATATCCAGAAGGATTGGGAAGAAAAGGCGATGTACGAGAAGGTGATGGAGCGGACAAAGGACCGTCCATTATTTGTCCTACACGATGGACCGCCTTATGCCAATGGCGATTTGCACCTTGGTCATGCCCTGAACAAAACATTAAAGGACTTTATCGTTCGCTACAAATCAATGACGGGTTATCATGCCCCCTATGTACCAGGATGGGATACGCACGGACTTCCAATTGAAGCGGCGCTCACGAAAAACAAGAAGGTCGACCGCAAAAAGATGTCGGTCGCTGAATTTCGTGCAAAATGTGAAGAGTATGCGCTTGGACAAGTGGATCGTCAGCGTGAGCAATTTAAACGCCTTGGCGGCTTAGCCGATTGGGATCATCCTTATATTACGCTGCACAAAGATTACGAGGCAGAACAAATCAAGCTTTTCGGTGAGATGGCGAAGAAGGGCTACATTTATAAAGACATGAAAGCCATTTACTGGTCGCCTTCGTCAGAATCAGCATTGGCTGAAGCAGAAATTGAGTACCACGACAAGCGCTCTGCCTCCATTTACGTAGCGTTAAAGGTAGAAGACGGGCGTGGCGTGCTTGCGTCGGATGTGGAATTTGTTATTTGGACAACAACACCTTGGACGATGCCAGCGAATTTAGGGATTGCTGTTCATCCAGACCTGTCGTATGTGGTTGTGAAGGAAGGCAATCGAAAGTTCTTAGTTGCGGAAGCCCTATTGGACAACCTCAAAGAAACGCTTGAGTGGGAAGACGCGGAGATTGTACAGACGATCAAAGGCCGTGAACTCGAGCATATTTTGGCACGCCATCCGTTTTATGAACGCACCTCGCTTGTGATGCTTGGGGACCACGTCACGACGGATGCTGGTACAGGCTGTGTGCACACAGCGCCTGGGCATGGGGAAGATGACTTTATCCTAGGGAAGCGTTATGGCCTAGATATTTTGTCGCCAGTCGATGAGCGTGGGCATTTTACAAATGATGCTCCAGGGTTCGAAGGGCAATATTACGATGCGGCCAATAAAGGCATCTCAGAGCTCCTTGAGGAAAAAGGCGCACTGTTAAAGCTATCGTTTTTTACACATTCCTATCCGCATGATTGGCGGACGAAAAAACCAATTATTTTCAGAGCCACACCGCAGTGGTTTGCCTCCATTAAAGACTTTCGCGATGAAATGATTCAGGCGATTAAAAAGGTGAACTGGTACCCAAGCTGGGGAGAGACACGGTTGCATAATATGGTCCGTGATCGTGAAGATTGGTGTATTTCACGCCAACGTGCATGGGGTGTACCAATTCCCGTGTTTTATGGCGAAAACCAAGAACCGATTATTACTGAAGAAACGATTCAGCATGTGGCTGAGTTGTTCCGTCAACATGGGTCAAACATCTGGTTTGAATGGGAAACGAAGGACTTGCTGCCGGCAGGCTTTGCGTCTGAGCATAGCCCTAACGGCACCTTTACGAGAGAAAAAGACATTATGGATGTTTGGTTTGATTCAGGCTCATCACACCAAGGCGTCCTCCAGCAGCGGGAAGAGCTACGTCGCCCAGCAGATGTTTACCTGGAAGGAAGCGACCAGTATCGTGGGTGGTTTAACAGCTCATTGTCAACAGCCGTTGCTGTGACAGGGGAAGCCCCTTACAAATCGGTCATTTCACACGGGTTTACTTTGGATGGCGAGGGCCGGAAAATGAGTAAATCGCTCGGCAATACCATTTCGCCTGACGATGTTTCTAAGCGTTTAGGAGCCGATATTTTACGCCTTTGGGTCGCATCATCGGATTACCAAGCAGACGTACGAGTGTCAGATGAAATTTTGAAACAGGTCGCAGAGGCGTACCGGAAAATCCGTAATACGATCCGTTTCCTCCTCGGCAACCTTGCTGATTTTAATCCTGAACAAGATCGTATTGACTTGAATGAACTCAAGAGCGTGGATCGCTATATTCATTCAAAACGCCAAAAGCTCATTGAAACTGTAAAAGCAGCGTATGATCGCTATGACTTCTCATCCGTGTACCAAGCGATCCATCACTTTTGTTCCATTGAGTTGAGTGCTTTTTATATGGATTTTGCGAAGGATGTATTGTACATTGAGGGGGCAAACCATCCGCGCCGCCGTGCAATTCAGACGGTAATGCATGATTCGGTTATTGATATTGTAAAGCTCTTGGCGCCAATCATCCCGCACACGATGGACGAGGCGTGGTCACATATGAGCTTTGTGAAAGAAGAAAGTGTTCATTTATCAGATATGCCAGAGGCGTTATTAAATGAAGTCAATGAAGACGATCTTGCCTATTGGGATCAATTTATGAACCTGCGGAATGATGTTTTAAAAGCACTAGAAAATGCCCGAAACGAGAAAGTAATTGGCAAGTCTTTGCAAGCGCAAGTCGACATTGCGCCTAAAACGAAGGAAGCAAGAGCGATTCTAGAGGCAGCCGATGACCTTGAGCAGTTGTTTATCGTCTCAGGCGTTACGTTGTTGCCTGCTTTAGAAGGAAACGGCGTGCACTCCTGTGAACTCGTTGATGTTCGTGTTACTGCTAAAGAAGGAAAGCGTTGTGAACGGTGCTGGACAGTGACAGATGCCATCGGATCGCACGCCACGTATCCTGATCTTTGCTCTCGATGTGCCGCTGTTGTTGAAACGCTCGATATTGACATCGAGGACTAGAACGAGTGCAGTGGATGGATGGTCCAGGCATTGAATAGGAGATGAAAACGATGTGGTATTACCTGCTTGCAGTGCTTATTATTGCCATTGATCAGGTCACAAAATGGTTTGTTGTTCGCTATATGGAAGTAACGGAAAGCATCCCCGTTCTCGGCGATTTTTTTCACATTACCTCTCATCGAAATCGAGGGGCGGCTTGGGGAATTCTTGAAGGGCATATGACATTTTTCTATATCGTCACAATTCTTGTCGTGATCGCTGTTGTGTATTATATGCAAACCTACGGCCGCCATCGTCCTCTTGCTGGATTGGCCCTCGGCTTCATCCTTGGAGGAGCGATTGGCAATTTCATTGATCGATTGTTTCGCAAAGAAGTCGTTGATTTTTTTGATTTCTTCATTCCAGTAATCGACTATAATTACCCGATTTTTAATATCGCAGACTCGGCTTTAGTGGTTGGTGTCATATTAATGATAATCCAATCATTTCGTGAAAAGCCGAAAGAGAGGACGGCATAATTGGTGAGTGAAGAAACCATTGAATTCATTGTGGAAGACAGTGCTAAGGGAGAGCGGCTTGATAAATGGCTGTCTGCTCAGTTGGCGGATGTCTCGCGGAGTCAAATCCAAGGCTGGATTGAAGGGGAGCATGTCGTCGTAAACGATGTTTTCCCAAAGGCAAAACAAAAAGTGATGCCGAACGATGCTATTGTCATCCGCGTTCCGGAGCCAGTTGTACTGGATGTCGTGCCAGAGGATATTCCAATTGAAATCACTTATGAGGATGAAGATGTTCTCGTCGTGAACAAGCCATCTGGGATGGTCATTCACCCAGCACCAGGTCACCCTAATGGAACGCTAGTGAATGCATTAATGTTTCATTGCACAAATCTATCGGGTATA contains:
- a CDS encoding YggT family protein gives rise to the protein MTNIVLVISQLLEIYSLVVIVYVLMSWFPNARESSFGRIIGSIVRPYLEPFQKFIPSLGMIDISPIVALLVLRFASEGAYRLAFML
- the sigG gene encoding RNA polymerase sporulation sigma factor SigG; the protein is MTSVRLLGGTRLARNKVEICGVDTSKLPVLKNEEMRKLFRSMQAGDDTAREELVNGNLRLVLSVIQRFNNRGEFVDDLFQVGCIGLMKSIDNFDLGQNVRFSTYAVPMIIGEIRRYLRDNNPIRVSRSLRDIAYKALQVRERLVAATSKEPTPQEIAKELDIPHEDVVFALDAIQDPVSLFEPIYNDGGDPIFVMDQISDDKQQDLHWVEEIALKEGMKRLNDREKMILTKRFFQGKTQMEVADEIGISQAQVSRLEKAAIQQMNKHIQH
- a CDS encoding YggS family pyridoxal phosphate-dependent enzyme, which translates into the protein MINTIQDNVASVQTRIHHAAERAGRSIEDVTLIAVTKYTTVDVAKALLQSDLADLGENRLEGLQEKSAVIGNGAKWHFIGSLQSRKVASLVGIIDMLHSLDRASLAKEINKRWESPLPCFVQVNVSGEQSKQGIDPDNVTSFIQELAVYENIQIVGLMTMAPLTKDENHLRHCFRSLRQLRDEVAKKAWSHAPCSYLSMGMSNDFEIAIEEGATHVRIGSLLTEGV
- a CDS encoding RNA-binding protein; this encodes MTDIYQHYRPEERAFVDQVHDWVSQVERQYAPKLTDFLDPRQQAIAKELVGTNGDVKWHLSGGTDEAERQRLLLAPDYLTPSEEDYQLVLLEIVYPEKFVSLEHSHVLGALMNIGLERAKFGDILIRDRVFQLIVSKDVALYVQSELTSVGRATVTLEERPLSSALQMEDDAEHRLLLVPSLRLDTLLAQSFKLPRTKATELIKAKKAKVNFQVIEQASYPVRPSDVVSLRGAGRMKVESIEGTTKKDKLRVSVKIKKS
- the pgeF gene encoding peptidoglycan editing factor PgeF, with product MNSDNITLQTKHTLPILYWDRFSDRLSAGVTTRQKGSSARPYDSLNLGTHVGDASTAVTKNYQILAEELQCNVNDFVTTKQVHETTIMQADKMINDEEADGLWTDKHDSVIGMVFADCIPLVFYAPEAHRAAVLHAGWRGTVAGIGSKLLERWAQDDVSQTEVYAFIGPGICRSCYQVNEDVVAQVPKALRRQTVTSLENDQYLLDLPTLNKELLVEAGMRKDHIDTTTYCTKCDSEFFFSYRGSQRTGRHMAFAKLCTKGG
- the lspA gene encoding signal peptidase II — encoded protein: MWYYLLAVLIIAIDQVTKWFVVRYMEVTESIPVLGDFFHITSHRNRGAAWGILEGHMTFFYIVTILVVIAVVYYMQTYGRHRPLAGLALGFILGGAIGNFIDRLFRKEVVDFFDFFIPVIDYNYPIFNIADSALVVGVILMIIQSFREKPKERTA
- a CDS encoding cell division protein SepF; this translates as MGFKDKWKQFIGLDDEEYEVYENEGYAQEEEHTATKGKSKQNVVSLQSVQQSSKMVLVEPRMYDEAQDIADHLKNRRTVVINLQRISSDQAKRIVDFLSGTVYALGGDIQKLGPNTFLCTPDNVDVSGAITEMLQTDTDRRNNGW
- the ileS gene encoding isoleucine--tRNA ligase; this encodes MNYKKTLLMPKTDFAMKANLPNKEPNIQKDWEEKAMYEKVMERTKDRPLFVLHDGPPYANGDLHLGHALNKTLKDFIVRYKSMTGYHAPYVPGWDTHGLPIEAALTKNKKVDRKKMSVAEFRAKCEEYALGQVDRQREQFKRLGGLADWDHPYITLHKDYEAEQIKLFGEMAKKGYIYKDMKAIYWSPSSESALAEAEIEYHDKRSASIYVALKVEDGRGVLASDVEFVIWTTTPWTMPANLGIAVHPDLSYVVVKEGNRKFLVAEALLDNLKETLEWEDAEIVQTIKGRELEHILARHPFYERTSLVMLGDHVTTDAGTGCVHTAPGHGEDDFILGKRYGLDILSPVDERGHFTNDAPGFEGQYYDAANKGISELLEEKGALLKLSFFTHSYPHDWRTKKPIIFRATPQWFASIKDFRDEMIQAIKKVNWYPSWGETRLHNMVRDREDWCISRQRAWGVPIPVFYGENQEPIITEETIQHVAELFRQHGSNIWFEWETKDLLPAGFASEHSPNGTFTREKDIMDVWFDSGSSHQGVLQQREELRRPADVYLEGSDQYRGWFNSSLSTAVAVTGEAPYKSVISHGFTLDGEGRKMSKSLGNTISPDDVSKRLGADILRLWVASSDYQADVRVSDEILKQVAEAYRKIRNTIRFLLGNLADFNPEQDRIDLNELKSVDRYIHSKRQKLIETVKAAYDRYDFSSVYQAIHHFCSIELSAFYMDFAKDVLYIEGANHPRRRAIQTVMHDSVIDIVKLLAPIIPHTMDEAWSHMSFVKEESVHLSDMPEALLNEVNEDDLAYWDQFMNLRNDVLKALENARNEKVIGKSLQAQVDIAPKTKEARAILEAADDLEQLFIVSGVTLLPALEGNGVHSCELVDVRVTAKEGKRCERCWTVTDAIGSHATYPDLCSRCAAVVETLDIDIED
- a CDS encoding YlmC/YmxH family sporulation protein — translated: MKISELQSKDVVNVADGKRLGTVGDLEIHPRTGKIEALIVPGEGKILGFKREAETIIQWGQIVKIGADVILVRKQELLQEEA
- a CDS encoding DivIVA domain-containing protein; protein product: MSLTPLDIHNKVFSRRMRGFHEDEVNEYLDQIIKDFELVIREKKTLEQKVDELTERLKHFSNIEETLNKSILIAQETAEEVKRNADKESRLIIKEAEKNADRIINESLAKSRKITIDIEELKKQAMVYRTRFRMLLEAQMDLISNEDWDRLMETTEEEEELIARRS